A single Oryctolagus cuniculus chromosome 18, mOryCun1.1, whole genome shotgun sequence DNA region contains:
- the C5AR2 gene encoding C5a anaphylatoxin chemotactic receptor 2 isoform X2, translating into MASGTPMENTSLSYDYGDYSDLLDLPVDCPDGTCLSARPGHVAPLLLYAAIFLVGVPGNAMVAWVARREASRSAGAAWFLHLAVADLLCCLSLPILAVPIAQGGHWPYGAVGCWALPSVILTSMYASVLLLAALSADLCLLALWPTWWAVAWRAWGVRLARAAAWVLAVLLTVPSAIHRRLHQEHFPSRLECVVDYGGSAAAEHAVTAARFLLGFLGPLAVVAGCFGAVLCRGVRRHRPLCTAVIVGFFVCWAPYHLLGLVLAVATPNSALLVRALKAEPLVVGLALAHSCLNPLLFLYFGRAQLRQSLAAACRWALRESQGEDESVVSKTVPSHDLVSEMEV; encoded by the exons ATG GCGTCTGGGACACCGATGGAGAACACATCTCTGAGCTACGACTACGGGGATTATAGCGACCTCCTGGATCTCCCCGTGGACTGCCCCGACGGCACCTGCCTCTCCGCCCGCCCCGGCCACGTGGCCCCGCTCCTGCTCTACGCCGCCATCTTCCTAGTGGGGGTGCCAGGCAATGCCATGGTGGCCTGGgtggccaggagggaggccagCCGCTCCGCTGGGGCCGCCTGGTTCCTCCACCTGGCCGTGGCGGACCTGCTCTGCTGCCTGTCCCTCCCCATCCTGGCCGTGCCCATAGCTCAAGGGGGCCACTGGCCGTACGGGGCCGTGGGCTGCTGGGCTCTGCCCTCGGTCATTCTGACATCCATGTATGCCAGCGTCCTGCTCCTGGCGGCCCTCAGCGCGGACCTCTGCCTGCTGGCCCTCTGGCCGACCTGGTGGGCGGTGGCGTGGCGGGCGTGGGGGGTGCGGCTGGCCCGGGCGGCAGCCTGGGTGCTGGCTGTCCTGCTCACCGTGCCTTCTGCCATCCACCGGCGGCTGCACCAGGAGCACTTCCCCTCCCGGCTGGAGTGCGTGGTGGACTATGGGGGCTCAGCTGCGGCTGAACACGCCGTGACCGCCGCTCGCTTCCTGCTGGGCTTCCTGGGGCCGCTGGCGGTCGTGGCCGGCTGCTTCGGGGCTGTTCTGTGCCGAGGCGTCCGACGCCATCGGCCACTGTGCACGGCCGTCATCGTGGGGTTTTTTGTCTGCTGGGCCCCCTACCacttgctggggctggtgctggccgTGGCGACCCCGAACTCTGCGCTCCTGGTTCGGGCCCTGAAGGCAGAGCCTCTGGTGGTGGGCCTGGCCCTTGCGCACAGCTGCCTCAATCCACTGCTGTTCTTGTATTTTGGGAGGGCTCAGCTCCGACAGTCCCTGGCCGCTGCCTGTCGCTGGGCCCTGAGGGAGTCCCAGGGTGAGGACGAAAGCGTGGTCAGTAAGACAGTCCCCAGCCACGACCTGGTGTCGGAGATGGAGGTGTAG
- the C5AR2 gene encoding C5a anaphylatoxin chemotactic receptor 2 isoform X1 — protein MQGTGDLTAVPNALPSSLLFTCWQLPASSKASGTPMENTSLSYDYGDYSDLLDLPVDCPDGTCLSARPGHVAPLLLYAAIFLVGVPGNAMVAWVARREASRSAGAAWFLHLAVADLLCCLSLPILAVPIAQGGHWPYGAVGCWALPSVILTSMYASVLLLAALSADLCLLALWPTWWAVAWRAWGVRLARAAAWVLAVLLTVPSAIHRRLHQEHFPSRLECVVDYGGSAAAEHAVTAARFLLGFLGPLAVVAGCFGAVLCRGVRRHRPLCTAVIVGFFVCWAPYHLLGLVLAVATPNSALLVRALKAEPLVVGLALAHSCLNPLLFLYFGRAQLRQSLAAACRWALRESQGEDESVVSKTVPSHDLVSEMEV, from the exons ATGCAGGGCACAggggacttaactgctgtgccaaacgccctcccctcttcccttctcttcacCTGTTGGCAGCTTCCGGCATCCTCTAAG GCGTCTGGGACACCGATGGAGAACACATCTCTGAGCTACGACTACGGGGATTATAGCGACCTCCTGGATCTCCCCGTGGACTGCCCCGACGGCACCTGCCTCTCCGCCCGCCCCGGCCACGTGGCCCCGCTCCTGCTCTACGCCGCCATCTTCCTAGTGGGGGTGCCAGGCAATGCCATGGTGGCCTGGgtggccaggagggaggccagCCGCTCCGCTGGGGCCGCCTGGTTCCTCCACCTGGCCGTGGCGGACCTGCTCTGCTGCCTGTCCCTCCCCATCCTGGCCGTGCCCATAGCTCAAGGGGGCCACTGGCCGTACGGGGCCGTGGGCTGCTGGGCTCTGCCCTCGGTCATTCTGACATCCATGTATGCCAGCGTCCTGCTCCTGGCGGCCCTCAGCGCGGACCTCTGCCTGCTGGCCCTCTGGCCGACCTGGTGGGCGGTGGCGTGGCGGGCGTGGGGGGTGCGGCTGGCCCGGGCGGCAGCCTGGGTGCTGGCTGTCCTGCTCACCGTGCCTTCTGCCATCCACCGGCGGCTGCACCAGGAGCACTTCCCCTCCCGGCTGGAGTGCGTGGTGGACTATGGGGGCTCAGCTGCGGCTGAACACGCCGTGACCGCCGCTCGCTTCCTGCTGGGCTTCCTGGGGCCGCTGGCGGTCGTGGCCGGCTGCTTCGGGGCTGTTCTGTGCCGAGGCGTCCGACGCCATCGGCCACTGTGCACGGCCGTCATCGTGGGGTTTTTTGTCTGCTGGGCCCCCTACCacttgctggggctggtgctggccgTGGCGACCCCGAACTCTGCGCTCCTGGTTCGGGCCCTGAAGGCAGAGCCTCTGGTGGTGGGCCTGGCCCTTGCGCACAGCTGCCTCAATCCACTGCTGTTCTTGTATTTTGGGAGGGCTCAGCTCCGACAGTCCCTGGCCGCTGCCTGTCGCTGGGCCCTGAGGGAGTCCCAGGGTGAGGACGAAAGCGTGGTCAGTAAGACAGTCCCCAGCCACGACCTGGTGTCGGAGATGGAGGTGTAG
- the C5AR2 gene encoding C5a anaphylatoxin chemotactic receptor 2 isoform X3, producing MENTSLSYDYGDYSDLLDLPVDCPDGTCLSARPGHVAPLLLYAAIFLVGVPGNAMVAWVARREASRSAGAAWFLHLAVADLLCCLSLPILAVPIAQGGHWPYGAVGCWALPSVILTSMYASVLLLAALSADLCLLALWPTWWAVAWRAWGVRLARAAAWVLAVLLTVPSAIHRRLHQEHFPSRLECVVDYGGSAAAEHAVTAARFLLGFLGPLAVVAGCFGAVLCRGVRRHRPLCTAVIVGFFVCWAPYHLLGLVLAVATPNSALLVRALKAEPLVVGLALAHSCLNPLLFLYFGRAQLRQSLAAACRWALRESQGEDESVVSKTVPSHDLVSEMEV from the coding sequence ATGGAGAACACATCTCTGAGCTACGACTACGGGGATTATAGCGACCTCCTGGATCTCCCCGTGGACTGCCCCGACGGCACCTGCCTCTCCGCCCGCCCCGGCCACGTGGCCCCGCTCCTGCTCTACGCCGCCATCTTCCTAGTGGGGGTGCCAGGCAATGCCATGGTGGCCTGGgtggccaggagggaggccagCCGCTCCGCTGGGGCCGCCTGGTTCCTCCACCTGGCCGTGGCGGACCTGCTCTGCTGCCTGTCCCTCCCCATCCTGGCCGTGCCCATAGCTCAAGGGGGCCACTGGCCGTACGGGGCCGTGGGCTGCTGGGCTCTGCCCTCGGTCATTCTGACATCCATGTATGCCAGCGTCCTGCTCCTGGCGGCCCTCAGCGCGGACCTCTGCCTGCTGGCCCTCTGGCCGACCTGGTGGGCGGTGGCGTGGCGGGCGTGGGGGGTGCGGCTGGCCCGGGCGGCAGCCTGGGTGCTGGCTGTCCTGCTCACCGTGCCTTCTGCCATCCACCGGCGGCTGCACCAGGAGCACTTCCCCTCCCGGCTGGAGTGCGTGGTGGACTATGGGGGCTCAGCTGCGGCTGAACACGCCGTGACCGCCGCTCGCTTCCTGCTGGGCTTCCTGGGGCCGCTGGCGGTCGTGGCCGGCTGCTTCGGGGCTGTTCTGTGCCGAGGCGTCCGACGCCATCGGCCACTGTGCACGGCCGTCATCGTGGGGTTTTTTGTCTGCTGGGCCCCCTACCacttgctggggctggtgctggccgTGGCGACCCCGAACTCTGCGCTCCTGGTTCGGGCCCTGAAGGCAGAGCCTCTGGTGGTGGGCCTGGCCCTTGCGCACAGCTGCCTCAATCCACTGCTGTTCTTGTATTTTGGGAGGGCTCAGCTCCGACAGTCCCTGGCCGCTGCCTGTCGCTGGGCCCTGAGGGAGTCCCAGGGTGAGGACGAAAGCGTGGTCAGTAAGACAGTCCCCAGCCACGACCTGGTGTCGGAGATGGAGGTGTAG